Proteins encoded by one window of Megachile rotundata isolate GNS110a chromosome 10, iyMegRotu1, whole genome shotgun sequence:
- the LOC100880094 gene encoding DNA repair protein RAD51 homolog A translates to MLATATTATLQGDEEFEEYNPQAKLIKTLEGNGITAGDIKKLEEAGYYTVEAVAYAPKKHLLAIKGISEVKADKILQEASKLVVMGFKSATEIHQTRSNIVFVTTGSSELDRLLGGGIETGSITEIFGEFRSGKTQLCHTLAVNCQLPIDMGGAEGKCLYIDTEGTFRPERLIAVAERYKIAGDSVLDNVACARAYNTDHQTKLLIQASAMMTESRYALLIVDSATSLYRTDYSGRGELSARQTHLARFLRMLLRIADEHGVAVVITNQVVAQVDGAASMFGGDQKKPIGGNIIAHSSTTRLYLRKGRGETRICKIYDSPCLPESEAMFAINADGIGDVKE, encoded by the exons ATGTTAGCTACAGCAACCACAGCTACTCTTCAAGGAGATGAAGAATTCGAGGAATATaatccacaagcgaaattaataaaaactctTGAA GGAAATGGAATAACGGCAggagatataaaaaaattagaGGAAGCTGGTTACTACACAGTAGAAGCTGTAGCTTATGCTCCCAAAAAACATTTACTCGCCATTAAAGGCATCAGTGAAGTTAAAGCAGATAAGATTTTACAAGAAGCTTCGAAACTGGTTGTAATGGGTTTTAAAAGCGCCACTGAAATTCATCAGACTCGATCAAATATCGTTTTCGTGACTACTGGTTCCAGTGAATTAGATAGATTATTAGGAGGGGGTATAGAGACTGGTTCTATCACAGAAATTTTTGGTGAATTTAGGTCAGGAAAAACTCAGTTGTGTCATACGCTTGCAGTCAATTGTCAGTTACCTATAGACATGGGCGGTGCAGAAGGAAAATGTCTTTATATAGATACAGAAGGAACTTTTAGACCTGAAAGATTAATCGCTGTTGCAGAAAGGTATAAGATTGCAGGGGATTCTGTATTGGATAATGTAGCATGTGCTAGAGCTTATAATACAGATCATCAAACTAAATTGCTAATTCAGGCTAGTGCTATGATGACAGAATCCAGATATGCCTTATTAATAGTCGATAGTGCAACTAGTTTATACAGGACTGATTACTCTGGAAGAGGAGAATTATCTGCAAGACAAACACATTTAGCTAGGTTTCTTAGAATGCTATTGAGGATAGCCGACGAACATGGTGTTGCTGTTGTTATAACCAATCAAGTTGTAGCACAAGTTGATGGTGCAGCTAGTATGTTTGGTGGTGATCAAAAGAAACCGATTGGTGGTAATATTATAGCACACTCGAGTACAACAAGATTATATTTACGTAAAGGAAGGGGAGAAACTAGGATATGCAAAATTTATGATTCACCCTGTTTACCTGAAAGCGAAGCGATGTTTGCTATAAATGCAGATGGGATTGGAGATGTTAAAGAATaa
- the DppIII gene encoding dipeptidyl peptidase 3, with product MFYLHTWRLYRQPIIVKKQFYCALRSFSFNVNFRKRNINKYWYTSNKIKYTEINFVLSVRLLCTKMSDDISLFTLPNNQPIISLECETAFNALTKNEKLYAHYLSQAAWHGGLIVFVQTSPESPLIFALLHKIFITETIDELKKSAFDVGINEDEFTAFLVYSCGIFANAGNYKSFGDSKIIPNISKDKFETLIKSSKAYRNNPKDIEEIWSKIKNIIYNINEKLKSLGLGEKGVTTYFSANCTEKDAELVNEFKQKKGLESYNARCFKTTNDIDTYEIRLASIETHDDPCITLSEEIFKNAKYKITRGDYSKLLIPVVDNLQKAKEYASNEIEKNMLNKYIEHFKTGSLQDHKDGSRFWIKNKGPVVETYIGFIETYRDPAGQSGEFEGFVAMVNKEMSKKFATLVANAEKFILKLPWGKDFEKDEFLRPDFTSLDVLTFSGSGIPAGINIPNYDEIRQSEGFKNVSLGNVIPANMKLDVIPFLSEHDQTLMNTYRVASFEVQVGLHELLGHGTGKLLRQLESGSYNFNNGKMKNPLTGELINKFFLPGETYDSKFGAMGSSYEECRAEAVGLYLSLEKEILNIFGHEGPVTDDIIYVNWLSLLWTGCAKALEMYQPSTKKWLQAHSQARYVLLRVCIEAGNNFVSIVESEPGKNLLLTVDRSKIFTVGKEAIGKFLTKLQVYKSTGDIEAAKEMYEKYSDVPETGPYPWARWRDIILAHKEPRKIFVQSNTFIKDTNEVQLKCYNPNFDGLIQSWIERFPSPNTSEILIELWKKDQQHFVLENY from the exons atgttttatttgcaTACGTGGCGACTTTATCGACAACCGATTAttgttaaaaaacaattttactGTGCGTTACGATCTTTTTCGTTCAATGTTAATTTTaggaaaagaaatattaataaatattggtatacaagtaataaaattaaatacacggaaataaattttgttttgag tgtAAGACTTTTATGTACAAAAATGAGTGACGATATTTCGTTATTTACTTTACCAAACAATCAACCAATAATTTCTTTAGAATGTGAAACTGCATTTAACGCTTtaacgaaaaatgaaaaattatatgcACATTATTTAAGTCAGGCTGCATGGCATGGTGGTCTAATTGTGTTTGTACAAACTTCTCCAGAATCACCATTAATATTCGCTctgttacataaaatttttataactgAAACAATAGATGAATTGAAAAAATCTGCATTCGATGTTGGTATTAATGAAGATGAATTTACT gCTTTTTTAGTATATTCTTGTGGAATTTTTGCCAATGCTGGTAACTACAAATCTTTTGGTGATAGTAAAATAATTCCTAACATATCCAaagataaatttgaaactttgataaAAAGTTCAAAGGCTTATAGGAATAATCCTAAAGATATTGAAGAAATTTggagtaaaattaaaaatataatatataatataaatgaaaaattgaaatcattGGGACTAGGTGAAAAGGGTGTCACTACTTATTTTTCTGCTAATTGCACAGAGAAAGATGCTGAATTGGTTAATGAGTTTAAGCAGAAGAAAGGATTGGAATCCTATAATGCAAGATGTTTTAAGACCACGAATGATATAGATACCTATGAAATCAGATTAGCTTCTATCGAGACACATGATGATCCGTGCATTACATTAtcagaagaaatttttaaaaatgctaaatacaaaattaccAGAGGAGATTACAGCAAACTTTTGATTCCAGTTGTTGACAATCTCCAGAAGGCGAAAGAGTATGCttcaaatgaaattgaaaaaaatatgcTAAACAAATACATAGAACATTTTAAAACAGGATCTTTACAAGATCATAAAGATGGTTCTCGTTTTTGGATCAAGAATAAAGGACCAGTTGTAGAGACATATATAGGTTTTATTGAGACTTATAGAGATCCTGCAGGGCAGAGTGGAGAATTCGAAGGTTTTGTAGCTATGGTAAACAAGGAAATGTCTAAAAAATTTGCTACATTGGTAGCTAATGCAGAAAAATTTATACTAAAATTGCCTTGGGGGAAAGACTTTGAAAAAGATGAATTCTTAAGACCTGATTTTACTTCTTTAGATGTTTTAACATTCTCAGGATCAGGTATCCCCGCGGGtataaatattccaaattacGATGAAATTAGGCAATCCGagggatttaaaaatgtttctttggGTAATGTAATTCCAGCAAATATGAAGTTAGATGTAATACCGTTCTTATCCGAACATGATCAAACTTTGATGAATACTTATAGAGTTGCAAGTTTTGAAGTACAAGTTGGTTTGCATGAACTTCTTGGTCATGGAACAGGAAAATTATTAAGGCAACTAGAATCTGgttcatataattttaataatggaaaaatgaaaaatccttTAACTGGagagttaataaataaattttttttgcCGGGTGAAACATATGATTCAAAGTTTGGTGCAATGGGATCTTCTTATGAAGAATGTAGAGCTGAAGCAGTTGGACTTTACTTATCTTTAGAGAAAGAAATACTGAACATTTTTGGACATGAAGGTCCTGTAACAGatgatataatatatgtaaattgGTTATCCCTACTTTGGACTGGTTGTGCAAAAGCCTTAGAAATGTATCAACCATCTACAAAGAAATGGTTACAAGCTCATTCTCAAGCACGATATGTTTTACTTAGAGTCTGTATAGAAGCTGGCAATAATTTTGTTAGCATCGTAGAATCTGAGCCTGGAAAGAATCTATTGTTAACGGTTGATAGATCTAAAATTTTCACCGTTGGTAAAGAAGCAATTGGAAAGTTCTTAACtaaattacaagtttataaaaGCACAGGTGACATTGAAGCTGCCAAAGAAATGTATGAAAAATACAGTGATGTACCTGAAACAGGACCTTACCCATGGGCACGTTGGAGGGACATTATATTAGCTCATAAAGAGCCacgtaaaatatttgtacaatctAATACATTTATAAAAG ATACAAATGAAGTACAACTAAAATGTTACAATCCCAATTTTGACGGATTGATACAATCTTGGATAGAAAGATTTCCTTCTCCGAACACCTCAGAAATTCTTATTGAGCTTTGGAAAAAGGATCAACAACATTTTGTACTTGAAAATTATTAG